One window of Peteryoungia desertarenae genomic DNA carries:
- a CDS encoding lipopolysaccharide biosynthesis protein, whose protein sequence is MPLSVVRNSILNLVSAIISMASGFIAAVVVARLLGAEGAGVTAFGFWVASCAAVICDRGYPQGILRFAARSDTQSAQRAFIRYSFTRFIPILVIAFAAACILSFAGKAWTDQADLYVWLAIAVLFLVYGLSNFSLSAARGSGDFYRPARNTILGSILFVPLSVIGALTIGPAGAILALASRYMPQALQLSALIAGNREEHDGSAIVPDKEFRDYRRQMWINDVIGIIALSRLEYLFLLILATKTDMGYFAVAIAFAGLVDQLAMQLSSPLVVTFSLDQRRRSNGAWLGVAFLFVPIAMGGSAIAHLLVPLVYGPEFADTGSAAAVMLLAGGMSALQIVPWTYLAAKGHAMALTRVMIISAIVTSIAAPIAILMDGVYALAWSRLLVESVILGILIFYARKKENMRPPVCLLAKMVVSGVASAIAAFAITLWIPTVTGISLAIICGAVSFLLTVKLTGAVPRDELSQLFQLMDGRDQNRLAHCLKSSLLCISRA, encoded by the coding sequence TTGCCTCTGAGCGTAGTCCGTAATTCCATCCTCAATCTCGTCTCTGCCATCATTTCGATGGCGAGCGGTTTCATTGCAGCCGTTGTCGTTGCTCGGCTGCTTGGAGCTGAGGGCGCGGGCGTGACGGCGTTCGGGTTTTGGGTCGCATCATGTGCCGCCGTGATCTGCGACCGAGGCTACCCGCAAGGAATCCTGCGGTTTGCCGCCCGGAGTGACACCCAATCAGCTCAGCGAGCTTTCATTCGCTACAGTTTTACACGTTTCATTCCGATTTTGGTGATTGCCTTTGCCGCCGCCTGCATCTTGTCCTTTGCAGGCAAGGCCTGGACCGACCAGGCTGACCTCTATGTCTGGCTGGCCATTGCGGTACTGTTTTTGGTCTACGGCCTGTCGAACTTTTCGCTCTCCGCCGCCCGCGGCAGCGGAGACTTCTACAGGCCTGCACGCAACACCATTCTCGGCAGCATCTTGTTCGTCCCGCTCTCGGTCATCGGCGCACTCACGATCGGCCCTGCAGGCGCGATCCTTGCTCTCGCCAGCCGCTACATGCCACAGGCCCTCCAATTGTCGGCCCTGATTGCGGGAAACAGGGAGGAACATGACGGGTCTGCGATCGTCCCTGACAAGGAATTCCGAGACTACAGGAGGCAAATGTGGATCAATGACGTGATCGGCATCATCGCGCTGTCACGCCTGGAGTACCTGTTTCTGTTGATCCTCGCGACCAAGACAGACATGGGATACTTTGCCGTCGCGATTGCGTTTGCGGGCCTGGTCGATCAGCTTGCCATGCAACTGTCATCTCCACTCGTCGTCACCTTCTCGCTCGACCAGCGGCGGCGCTCGAACGGCGCATGGCTTGGCGTCGCGTTTCTGTTTGTTCCAATAGCAATGGGTGGAAGCGCCATCGCTCACCTTCTGGTTCCTCTCGTCTATGGCCCCGAGTTTGCCGACACCGGCTCGGCTGCGGCCGTCATGCTGCTGGCCGGCGGCATGTCTGCACTCCAAATCGTGCCCTGGACCTATCTTGCAGCCAAGGGACATGCGATGGCGCTCACCCGCGTGATGATCATCTCTGCCATCGTCACCAGCATAGCAGCCCCCATCGCTATCTTGATGGACGGGGTCTATGCGCTGGCCTGGTCACGTTTGCTGGTTGAAAGTGTGATCCTGGGCATTCTGATTTTCTATGCTCGCAAAAAGGAAAACATGAGACCGCCAGTATGCCTGCTGGCGAAGATGGTCGTTTCCGGTGTGGCATCGGCGATCGCAGCTTTCGCCATAACCCTCTGGATTCCAACAGTCACGGGCATTTCACTGGCAATCATTTGCGGCGCGGTGAGTTTCCTGCTCACGGTGAAACTGACCGGAGCCGTTCCACGCGACGAGCTTTCACAGCTCTTCCAGTTGATGGACGGCAGGGATCAAAACCGTCTGGCCCACTGTCTCAAATCCAGCTTGCTCTGCATCAGTCGCGCCTGA